A stretch of the Haloarcula ordinaria genome encodes the following:
- a CDS encoding TrkH family potassium uptake protein, with product MSLTSVDVGASLNVVGSILQWLAVPFSIPLVTAFVYGENPVPYLAAIAVSLGVGTLLVQFEREDIYDREAFLAVSLSWLAIALVGAIPFLVEGTGVFTSPVNALFESMSGITTTGATVVRDFEAHSRALLMWRQVIQWLGGLGVLLLATAVLSRLSVAGAQLMESETRTKNVTKLTPAIGETARILVTLYLGLTAAAALLLGLLGVVGLAPKMTVFDAIAHAFTGIATAGFSPRAASVGAFSPAVQWAVILIMVVGATNFILLYAVFRGDVSRLRDSDELHFYLGILAGGSALILALLVANATITGGPEASVRHAVFQVVSIVTTTGYASTDFNIWSAAAKNVLFVGMFVGGMAGSTTCSIKSLRWLLVTKSFWRDLNVSAHPQTIRPIRLGGNAVDEQTVQNVYAYTLVALVFFILGTVLLIADGERAGAPLTEFEALSASASTFFNIGPAFGAAGPYGTYEGFARSSKLLMVLLMWVGRIEIIPVLVLFTPTFWRR from the coding sequence CTGTCGCTGACGTCGGTCGACGTCGGCGCGTCGCTGAACGTCGTCGGCTCGATACTTCAGTGGCTGGCGGTCCCGTTCTCGATTCCGCTGGTGACCGCGTTCGTCTACGGCGAGAACCCGGTCCCGTACCTCGCCGCCATCGCGGTCTCCCTCGGCGTCGGGACGCTTCTCGTCCAGTTCGAGCGCGAGGACATCTACGACCGCGAGGCGTTCCTCGCGGTGTCGCTGTCGTGGCTCGCCATCGCGCTCGTCGGCGCGATTCCGTTCCTGGTCGAGGGGACTGGCGTGTTCACGAGCCCCGTCAACGCCCTCTTCGAGAGTATGAGCGGCATCACGACGACGGGCGCGACGGTCGTCCGCGACTTCGAGGCCCACTCCCGGGCCCTGTTGATGTGGCGCCAGGTCATCCAGTGGCTCGGCGGCCTCGGCGTCCTGTTGCTCGCCACGGCGGTCCTCTCGCGGCTCTCGGTCGCCGGCGCGCAACTGATGGAGTCCGAGACTCGGACGAAGAACGTCACGAAGCTCACGCCCGCTATCGGCGAGACGGCCCGGATACTCGTCACGCTCTACCTCGGGCTCACCGCCGCGGCCGCGCTCCTGCTTGGGCTGCTGGGCGTGGTCGGCCTCGCGCCGAAGATGACGGTCTTCGACGCTATCGCCCACGCCTTCACGGGCATCGCGACCGCTGGCTTCTCCCCACGGGCCGCGAGCGTCGGCGCGTTCTCTCCTGCGGTCCAGTGGGCCGTCATCCTCATCATGGTCGTCGGCGCGACGAACTTCATCCTGCTGTACGCCGTCTTCCGCGGGGACGTCTCCCGCCTCCGCGACAGCGACGAGCTCCACTTCTACCTGGGGATTCTCGCCGGCGGGAGTGCGCTCATCCTCGCCTTGCTCGTGGCTAACGCGACCATCACGGGCGGTCCCGAGGCGTCGGTCCGCCACGCCGTCTTCCAGGTGGTCTCCATCGTGACGACGACGGGCTACGCGTCGACGGACTTCAACATCTGGTCGGCCGCCGCGAAGAACGTGCTGTTCGTCGGGATGTTCGTCGGTGGGATGGCCGGGAGCACGACCTGCTCGATAAAGTCGCTGCGCTGGCTGCTGGTGACCAAGTCCTTCTGGCGTGACCTGAACGTCTCGGCTCACCCACAGACCATCCGCCCTATCCGGCTGGGCGGCAACGCCGTGGACGAACAGACCGTCCAGAACGTCTACGCCTACACGCTGGTGGCGCTCGTCTTCTTCATCCTCGGGACGGTGCTGCTCATCGCCGACGGCGAGCGGGCGGGCGCGCCACTCACCGAGTTCGAGGCCCTGAGCGCCTCGGCATCGACCTTCTTCAACATCGGTCCCGCGTTCGGCGCGGCGGGCCCGTACGGTACGTACGAGGGCTTTGCCCGGTCGAGCAAACTGCTGATGGTCCTGCTGATGTGGGTGGGCCGCATCGAGATTATCCCGGTCCTGGTCCTCTTCACGCCGACGTTCTGGCGCCGATAG
- the purD gene encoding phosphoribosylamine--glycine ligase, with protein MTETVLLVGGGGREHAVARALADSDAALYACAGNRNPGIVDLADGFEALDTTNPQAVTTYAREVEADLAVVGPEAPLAAGVADALDDAGVYAFGPQEAEARIETDKAFQRRFMQEHDIPGCPDFETFEDMDAACDYIDEYDGDLAVKPAGLTGGKGVRVIGDQCTAEEAKEYLRTSDYDRVVLEERLVGEEFTIQAFVANGDLRVTPAVQDHKRAYEGDEGPNTGGMGSYSDAGLALPFMTEDDYTDAVDVLEATVDALEGYKGVLYGQFMLTETGPRVVEFNARFGDPEAMNTLPVLNTDFLDVLTAAREGESLPQLSFQPKATVCKYAVPDGYPTDPESGAKVTIDADNAGEALLFYASVDDREDGIYTTTSRSYAVVGVADSISEAEEIAEGALQRAGTEGLRVRHDIGKPDLVQQRIDHMAEIRGD; from the coding sequence ATGACAGAGACTGTGCTGCTCGTGGGTGGCGGCGGCCGTGAACACGCCGTCGCTCGCGCGCTGGCTGACTCCGACGCCGCGCTGTACGCCTGTGCCGGCAACCGGAACCCCGGTATCGTCGACCTGGCGGACGGGTTCGAGGCGCTGGACACGACCAATCCCCAGGCCGTGACCACCTACGCCCGCGAGGTCGAGGCGGACCTCGCCGTCGTCGGTCCCGAGGCACCGCTCGCGGCGGGCGTGGCCGACGCGCTCGACGACGCCGGCGTCTACGCCTTCGGCCCGCAGGAGGCCGAGGCCCGCATCGAGACGGACAAGGCGTTCCAGCGCCGGTTCATGCAGGAACACGACATCCCCGGCTGTCCCGACTTCGAGACGTTCGAGGACATGGACGCCGCCTGCGACTACATCGACGAGTACGACGGCGACCTCGCCGTGAAGCCGGCCGGCCTCACCGGCGGCAAGGGCGTCCGGGTCATCGGCGACCAGTGTACGGCCGAGGAGGCAAAGGAGTACCTCCGGACCTCCGACTACGACCGCGTCGTCCTCGAAGAACGACTCGTCGGCGAGGAGTTCACTATCCAGGCGTTCGTCGCCAACGGTGACCTCCGGGTCACTCCTGCTGTTCAGGACCACAAGCGCGCCTACGAGGGTGACGAGGGCCCCAACACCGGCGGCATGGGGAGTTACTCCGACGCCGGCCTCGCGCTCCCGTTCATGACCGAGGACGACTACACCGACGCCGTCGACGTCCTCGAAGCCACCGTCGACGCACTCGAGGGGTACAAGGGCGTCCTCTACGGCCAGTTCATGCTCACCGAGACGGGCCCGCGCGTCGTGGAGTTCAACGCACGCTTCGGCGACCCGGAGGCGATGAACACGCTCCCGGTGTTGAACACGGACTTCCTGGACGTGCTGACGGCCGCCCGCGAGGGCGAGTCGCTCCCCCAGCTCTCCTTCCAGCCCAAGGCGACCGTCTGCAAGTACGCCGTCCCGGACGGCTATCCTACCGACCCCGAATCCGGCGCGAAGGTCACCATCGACGCGGACAACGCCGGGGAGGCGCTGCTGTTCTACGCCAGCGTCGACGACCGCGAGGACGGCATCTACACGACGACCTCGCGCTCCTACGCCGTCGTCGGCGTCGCCGACTCCATCTCAGAGGCCGAGGAGATCGCCGAAGGGGCGCTCCAGCGCGCGGGCACCGAGGGGCTGCGCGTTCGCCACGACATCGGCAAGCCCGACCTCGTCCAGCAGCGCATCGACCACATGGCCGAGATCCGCGGCGACTAG
- a CDS encoding thioredoxin domain-containing protein, which produces MSDSPDPTRRNRLDEAQSPYLRQHAENPVHWQPWDETALDAAKERNVPIFLSIGYAACHWCHVMEEESFEDEAIADLLNEHFVPIKVDREERPDIDSVYMSICQQVTGGGGWPLSAWLTPDGEPFYVGTYFPPEEKRGQPGFADLLRDLSNSWADPEQRAEMENRARQWTDAIESDLEATGGQPGDPDEDLIQTAATVAHRGADRQHGGWGSGGPKFPQTGRIHALLRAHSDGGQDDYLAVVEETLDVMADRGLYDHVGGGFHRYATDPQWAVPHFEKMLYDNAEIPRAFLAGYQAIGSERYASVVRETFEFVQRELQHPDGGFFSTLDAVSRPPDDPEGDTEEGAFYVWTPEQAHAAIDDETAAEVFCSYYGVDGKGGFDGGRVLAVRKPVGALVEEFEMDEAEALSHLQTALNQAFEARESRPRPARDEKILAGWNGLMISTLAEGAIVLDDAYADVAADALGFVREHLWNDDAKRLQRRFKDGDVAIDGYLEDYAFLGRGALNLFEATADVEYLAFARDLATAICEAFWDESEGTLYFTPTGGESLVARPQELTDQSTPSSTGVAVELLLSLSHFVDDDRFESVAESVIQTHADRISSNPLQHASLTLATDTYQQGALELTLVGDTGDPPGEWLTTLAETYVPRRLVAWRPAADEGFSEWLASLDLDEAPPIWAGRDPADGDPTVYACRNFACSPPKHDLEAALTWGQN; this is translated from the coding sequence ATGAGCGACAGCCCGGACCCGACGCGACGCAACCGGCTCGACGAGGCCCAGAGCCCCTACCTCCGCCAGCACGCGGAGAATCCCGTGCACTGGCAGCCGTGGGACGAGACGGCGCTCGACGCGGCGAAAGAGCGTAACGTCCCTATCTTCCTCTCTATCGGCTACGCCGCTTGCCACTGGTGTCACGTCATGGAGGAGGAGAGTTTCGAGGACGAGGCCATCGCCGACCTGCTCAACGAGCACTTCGTCCCCATCAAGGTCGACCGGGAGGAACGCCCGGATATCGACTCTGTGTACATGAGCATCTGCCAGCAGGTGACCGGCGGGGGCGGGTGGCCGCTCTCAGCGTGGCTCACGCCCGACGGCGAGCCGTTCTACGTCGGGACGTACTTCCCACCCGAGGAGAAGCGCGGCCAGCCGGGTTTCGCCGACCTCCTGCGGGACCTCTCGAACTCCTGGGCGGACCCAGAGCAGCGCGCGGAGATGGAGAACCGCGCCCGGCAGTGGACCGACGCCATCGAGAGCGACCTGGAGGCGACCGGCGGTCAACCTGGTGACCCTGACGAGGACCTGATTCAGACGGCGGCGACGGTCGCCCACCGGGGTGCTGACCGACAGCACGGCGGGTGGGGCTCCGGCGGGCCGAAGTTCCCCCAGACCGGCCGTATCCACGCGCTCTTGCGCGCCCACAGTGATGGTGGACAGGACGACTACCTCGCGGTGGTCGAGGAGACGCTGGACGTGATGGCCGACCGGGGTCTGTACGACCACGTCGGGGGCGGCTTCCACCGGTACGCGACCGACCCGCAGTGGGCGGTGCCCCACTTCGAGAAGATGCTCTACGACAACGCCGAGATCCCGCGCGCGTTCCTCGCTGGGTACCAGGCCATCGGTTCCGAGCGCTACGCGTCGGTCGTCAGAGAGACGTTCGAGTTCGTCCAGCGCGAACTCCAACACCCGGACGGCGGCTTCTTCAGCACGCTCGACGCCGTCAGCCGGCCACCGGACGACCCAGAGGGCGACACCGAGGAGGGGGCCTTCTACGTCTGGACGCCCGAGCAGGCCCACGCCGCCATCGACGACGAGACGGCGGCCGAGGTCTTCTGTTCGTACTACGGCGTCGACGGAAAGGGGGGGTTCGACGGGGGACGGGTCCTGGCCGTCCGCAAGCCCGTCGGAGCTCTCGTCGAGGAGTTCGAGATGGACGAGGCGGAAGCACTCTCACACCTCCAGACGGCGCTGAACCAGGCCTTCGAGGCACGTGAATCGCGTCCGCGACCCGCCCGCGACGAGAAGATTCTCGCCGGGTGGAACGGCCTGATGATATCGACGCTCGCCGAGGGGGCTATCGTGCTCGACGACGCGTACGCCGACGTCGCGGCCGACGCGCTCGGGTTCGTCCGCGAGCACCTCTGGAACGACGACGCGAAACGCCTCCAGCGCCGGTTCAAGGACGGCGACGTCGCCATCGACGGCTACTTAGAGGACTACGCGTTCCTCGGCCGGGGTGCGCTGAACCTCTTCGAGGCCACCGCCGACGTCGAGTACCTCGCGTTCGCCCGCGACCTGGCGACAGCCATCTGCGAGGCCTTCTGGGACGAGTCCGAGGGGACGCTCTACTTCACGCCGACGGGCGGCGAGTCGCTGGTCGCTCGGCCACAGGAACTGACCGACCAGTCGACGCCGTCGAGCACCGGCGTCGCCGTCGAGCTCCTGCTCTCACTCTCGCACTTCGTCGACGACGACCGGTTCGAGTCGGTGGCCGAGTCCGTCATCCAGACCCACGCCGACCGAATCTCGTCGAACCCGCTCCAGCACGCCTCCCTGACGCTCGCGACGGACACGTATCAGCAGGGCGCGCTCGAACTGACGCTCGTCGGCGACACAGGTGACCCGCCGGGAGAATGGCTGACTACGCTGGCCGAGACGTACGTCCCCCGGCGGCTTGTCGCCTGGCGGCCGGCAGCCGACGAAGGGTTCTCGGAGTGGCTCGCGTCTTTGGACCTCGACGAGGCCCCACCGATATGGGCTGGTCGCGACCCTGCCGACGGCGACCCCACCGTCTACGCCTGCCGGAACTTCGCGTGTTCACCGCCGAAACACGACCTCGAGGCGGCGCTGACGTGGGGGCAGAACTGA
- a CDS encoding NADPH:quinone reductase produces MRAVRLHEHGGTDVLGVEETDRPEPADDELLVEVAAAGVNPVDTYFRDGSYTPASLPFSPGVDVAGVVSATGDGVTGFEPGDRVYGTGIGNAAHQGAYAEYATVPTDRVVHLPDGADLTEAGAAGVVAGTAWRSLVDHAELDPAEYCLIHGGSGGVGHAAVQIAAAVSARVVTTAAPTYHEALSDLGAETVLDYDRDDLADAIVDASDGGVDVVLDHRLDDYLQLDADVAADQCRVVGIGENQPNPGFTNDQPARAKDVSYQFMSMFNTPDLRVPLRGVAHLMGTDALSIEVARSYDLEEAAEAQRAVMEDSFMGKLVIEP; encoded by the coding sequence ATGCGAGCCGTACGCCTCCACGAACACGGTGGTACAGACGTTCTCGGTGTCGAAGAGACCGACCGACCGGAGCCGGCCGACGACGAACTCCTCGTCGAAGTCGCCGCCGCCGGCGTGAACCCGGTCGACACCTACTTCCGCGACGGGTCTTACACCCCGGCCTCGCTGCCGTTCTCCCCGGGTGTCGACGTCGCCGGCGTCGTCAGCGCCACCGGCGACGGGGTCACGGGGTTCGAACCCGGTGACCGCGTGTATGGGACCGGCATCGGGAACGCTGCCCACCAGGGGGCGTACGCCGAGTACGCGACGGTTCCCACCGACCGGGTGGTTCACCTGCCGGACGGGGCCGACCTGACGGAAGCCGGGGCTGCCGGCGTCGTCGCTGGCACCGCGTGGCGGTCGCTGGTCGACCACGCCGAACTCGACCCGGCCGAGTACTGCCTGATTCACGGCGGGTCGGGTGGCGTCGGCCACGCAGCCGTACAGATTGCTGCGGCGGTCTCCGCCCGCGTCGTCACGACCGCCGCACCGACCTATCACGAGGCGCTCTCCGACCTCGGTGCCGAGACGGTGCTCGACTACGACCGTGACGACCTGGCCGACGCCATCGTCGACGCCTCGGACGGCGGCGTCGACGTCGTCCTGGACCACCGGCTGGACGACTACCTCCAGCTCGACGCCGACGTGGCGGCGGACCAGTGTCGCGTGGTCGGCATCGGCGAGAACCAGCCGAACCCCGGCTTCACGAACGACCAGCCGGCCCGGGCGAAGGACGTCTCCTACCAGTTCATGAGTATGTTCAACACACCTGACCTCAGGGTCCCGCTTCGGGGCGTCGCGCACCTCATGGGCACCGACGCGCTGTCGATAGAAGTCGCTCGGTCCTACGACCTGGAGGAGGCGGCCGAGGCCCAGCGCGCCGTCATGGAAGACAGCTTCATGGGCAAGCTCGTCATCGAGCCCTGA
- a CDS encoding cupin domain-containing protein, producing the protein MDVVADDSFEEVEVEPGVFLAQMAAGDEMSIQHLRMAPGGRVPEHSHHHEQVGFVYQGAQTFVLEDGEAVTVEAGESYRLESHEVHAAENRGDDELLAIDIFSPPRPNPDWLE; encoded by the coding sequence ATGGACGTCGTAGCAGACGATTCGTTCGAAGAGGTCGAAGTCGAACCCGGGGTCTTCCTCGCACAGATGGCCGCCGGTGACGAGATGAGCATCCAGCACCTGCGGATGGCGCCGGGGGGCCGCGTGCCCGAACACAGCCACCACCACGAGCAGGTCGGGTTCGTCTACCAGGGCGCACAGACCTTCGTCCTGGAGGACGGCGAGGCGGTGACCGTCGAGGCCGGCGAGTCCTACCGGCTCGAGAGCCACGAGGTCCACGCGGCGGAGAACCGCGGCGACGACGAGCTGCTCGCCATCGATATCTTCAGTCCGCCCCGCCCCAACCCAGACTGGCTGGAGTGA
- a CDS encoding RAD55 family ATPase, with the protein MSGVASRYETGIGPLDTGLGGGIPAGSIVALLAAPTSQSELLLSQFATDRPTLYLTARRSVSSVRKAFESTGAEASNRFVRAVDSDAPLVEIAGYVKRVAKPSVVVIDPMDAVETCDTKSLRRFLVWLQERLDATESIAVLHCLAGSSASEQRDVTTYMADLVFNLETSVDNQTVENRLSVPKFRGGPALPAPLNLELTERVAVDID; encoded by the coding sequence ATGTCAGGGGTCGCGTCACGGTACGAGACGGGCATCGGCCCGCTCGATACCGGTCTCGGGGGTGGGATTCCGGCCGGCAGCATCGTCGCTTTGCTCGCCGCGCCGACGAGCCAGTCCGAACTGCTGTTGTCCCAGTTCGCGACCGACAGACCGACGCTGTACCTGACCGCCAGGCGGTCGGTTTCGTCCGTCCGGAAGGCTTTCGAGTCGACAGGGGCCGAAGCATCGAACCGCTTCGTCAGGGCCGTCGATTCGGACGCGCCGCTCGTCGAAATCGCCGGGTACGTCAAGCGGGTCGCCAAGCCGTCAGTCGTGGTCATCGACCCGATGGACGCCGTCGAGACTTGTGACACGAAGTCGCTCCGGAGGTTCCTGGTGTGGTTACAGGAGCGACTGGACGCCACCGAGAGCATCGCTGTCCTCCACTGCCTCGCCGGTTCGAGCGCATCCGAGCAGCGCGACGTCACCACGTACATGGCGGACCTCGTGTTCAACCTGGAGACGTCCGTCGACAACCAGACCGTCGAGAATCGGCTCTCCGTCCCGAAGTTCCGTGGCGGGCCGGCGCTCCCCGCGCCCCTGAACCTGGAACTCACGGAGCGTGTGGCCGTCGATATCGACTGA